TGCCCGTGACGAGCGTGATCGCCCACCCGTGCAGCAGGCGCCAGAACGGCAGCACGAAGACGAAGAACTCGAGGTCGCGGCCGAAGAGCGGGTCGGCGACGCCGAAGGGCACGGCGTTCGCGTAGCCGAGCACGGTCTCCCAGTGGGTCGTGGCGCGGAGCCCGGCGGCGAGCGAGATGACCGCGACGACGATCGGCAGGAACCGGCGGAGCAGCGGCTCGATCACCACCCGCCCCGGCAGCCCGAGCTGGTCCTCGAGCTCCCAGATCACGTCGGGCGCGGCCGTGCGCACGGCGAGCGTGAGGTTGACGTAGAGAAAGACGAGCACGCCGAGGGCCAGGACGGCGAAGAGGGCGCCGCGGAGCGCCAGGATCTTGGTGAAGACCTCCGCGTAGCCGACCTCCTGGAACCAGAGCCAGTCGGCGTAGAGCGGGACGACCTGCGCGACCAGGCCGAGCGCCAGGAACACGAGGAGCAGCAGGATCACGGGCTGGCCGCGGGTCATGACGCGGGGGCGGGCGGGTCTACGTGCCGTGGGTCCAGGAGGTGAGATAGTCGCGCTGCGCGCCCGTGAGCTCGTCGATCTCGACGCCGAGCGCCGCGAGCTTGAGCCGCGCGATCTCGAGGTCGATCTCGCGCGGGACGCCGTGGACGCGTTTCTCGAGCGTCCGGCCGCGCTTGACCATGTACTCCGCCGAGAGGGCCTGGTTGGCGAAGCTCATGTCCATCACGGCGGCCGGGTGGCCCTCGGCGGCGGCGAGGTTGATGAGGCGCCCCTCGCCGAGCACGTAGATCCGGCGGCCGTTCTGGAGCGTGTACTCGTCCACGAACGGGCGGACGGTCCGCGTCCCGCGGGCCATCGCGGCCAGCGTCGCCAGGTCGATCTCGACGTTGAAGTGCCCCGCGTTGGCGAGGATCGCGCCGTCCTTCAGCCGGCCGAAATGGTCGCTCGACATGACCGTCGTGTTGCCCGTGACGGTCACGAACACGTCGCCCACCTCCGCCGCCCGGGTCATCGGCATCACCGGGAAGCCGTCCATGACGGCCTCGAGCGCCCGCAGCGGCTCGACCTCGGTGACGACGACGTGGGCGCCCATCCCCTTGGCGCGCGCGGCGACGCCGCGGCCGCACATCCCGTAGCCCGCGACCACGAGCGTGCGCCCGGCGAGCAGGAGGTTGGTCGCGCGCAGGATGCCGTCGATCGTGGACTGGCCCGTGCCGTAGCGGTTGTCGAAGAGGTGCTTCGTGTCCGCGTCGTTGACGGCGATGACGGGGAACGCGAGGACGCGGTCCCTCTCCATCGCGCGCAGGCGGAGCACCCCCGTCGTCGTCTCCTCGGTGCCGCCGAGGACGTCCCCGAGGAGGTCCTTCCGCGCGCCGTGGAGCTGCGAGATGAGGTCGGCGCCGTCGTCCATCGTGAGCTGGGGGCGCGTGGCGAGCACGGCCTCGATGTGCCGGTAGTAGCGCTGGTTGTCCTCGCCCTTGTGGGCGTAGACGGGGATCTCGTACGCGTCCACGAGGGCCGCCGCCGTCTCGTCCTGCGTCGAGAGCGGGTTCGAGGCGCAGAGCGCCAGCTGGGCGCCGCCGGCCTTCAGCGTGAGCATCAGCACCGCCGTCTCGGTCGTCACGTGCAGGCACGCGCCGAGGCGCATCCCCTTGAGCGGCTGCTCGCGCGTGAAGCGCTCGCGGATCTGCCGGAGCACGGGCATGGACTGCTCGGCCCACTCGATCCGGAGGCGTCCGGCCGCCGCGAGCGAGAGATCCTTCACATCGTGGGCGATCATCGGGCGGGACCGGTCGCGGCCGTTACACGCGCGCGTCGTCGCGGAGGTCCTTCACCCGGTCCGTCCGTTCCCAGGTGAAGTCCGGCTCCGAGCGTCCGAAGTGGCCGTAGGCCGCCGTCTTCTGGTAGATCGGCCGGCGCAGGTCGAGGTACTTGATGATGCCGGCCGGCGTGAAGTCGAAGTGCCGGCGCACGAGGCCCTCGAGCTGCTGGTTCGAAACCTTCCCCGTGCCGAAGGTCTCGACCATGATCGAGACCGG
This window of the Candidatus Methylomirabilota bacterium genome carries:
- the ahcY gene encoding adenosylhomocysteinase, encoding MAHDVKDLSLAAAGRLRIEWAEQSMPVLRQIRERFTREQPLKGMRLGACLHVTTETAVLMLTLKAGGAQLALCASNPLSTQDETAAALVDAYEIPVYAHKGEDNQRYYRHIEAVLATRPQLTMDDGADLISQLHGARKDLLGDVLGGTEETTTGVLRLRAMERDRVLAFPVIAVNDADTKHLFDNRYGTGQSTIDGILRATNLLLAGRTLVVAGYGMCGRGVAARAKGMGAHVVVTEVEPLRALEAVMDGFPVMPMTRAAEVGDVFVTVTGNTTVMSSDHFGRLKDGAILANAGHFNVEIDLATLAAMARGTRTVRPFVDEYTLQNGRRIYVLGEGRLINLAAAEGHPAAVMDMSFANQALSAEYMVKRGRTLEKRVHGVPREIDLEIARLKLAALGVEIDELTGAQRDYLTSWTHGT